A single genomic interval of Armigeres subalbatus isolate Guangzhou_Male chromosome 1, GZ_Asu_2, whole genome shotgun sequence harbors:
- the LOC134212006 gene encoding uncharacterized protein LOC134212006 — translation MPPKRRKSSQAVPNQNKKPRDGKNKHKMAANQLNVAELRALLQAALEEQGETVGTSGYAYVAIEDKTVDSLQMESQDPLSNTPQEKETKRDFRRIKCCPIV, via the exons ATGCCACCCAAGCGAAGGAAGTCCTCACAAGCCGTACCCAATCAAAATAAAA AACCGAGAGATGggaaaaataaacacaaaatggCGGCCAATCAGCTCAACGTTGCAGAGTTACGCGCACTG ttGCAAGCTGCACTCGAGGAGCAAGGAGAAACGGTTGGAACTTCTGGTTACGCGTACGTTGCAATTGAAGACAAAACCGTTGACTCATTGCAAATGGAATCACAAGATCCGTTATCCAATACACCGCAGGAAAAGGAAACCAAGCGAGACTTCCGCAGAATTAAGTGCTGTCCCATCGTTTGA
- the LOC134207142 gene encoding uncharacterized protein LOC134207142 encodes MPPAEVICLLRRNRETLEKHNKLLDFRCLDHHPNREPLIKKGIDSQDLLDDNNDGAELSFEQIVQPTNAGDIGSTGENVDWALKYQQLKDRFENTSEQLKKWKKKYAKLEVAKLSTDDYALRIGKDLQDLKDQQKIPQAKFTEDDGIAMTVHEIEELNGRSTSDSMFVGLLATHLVGADKLKNMSVTGQPCHRYAKLKKPDGSPLYPAAEKLDPQILDFICNKVAERVALTVGPTKVKLIRKQSEMVVIKRYIAQKIANLKKAAITRKAVLNIRTE; translated from the exons ATGCCGCCAGCGGAAGTAATATGCCTGTTACGCAGGAACAGGGAAACGCTGGAAAAACACAACAAGCTTTTGGATTTCCGTTGTTTGGATCATCATCCGAACAGAGAACCACTAATCAAAAAGGGCATCGACTCTCAAGATTTACTGGACGACAATAACGATGGGGCAGAGTTATCATTCGAGCAGATTGTACAGCCAACGAACGCTGGAGATATTGGCAGCACGGGAGAGAACGTCGATTGGGCTTTGAAATATCAACAGCTAAAGGATCGTTTTGAAAACACGTCAGAGCAACTAAAAAAGTGGAagaaaaaatatgcaaaacttGAAGTGGCCAAATTGTCTACCGATGACTATGCGTTGAGGATCGGGAAAGATTTGCAGGATCTGAAAGATCAGCAGAAAATACCACAG GCCAAGTTCACCGAAGACGACGGAATTGCAATGACTGTACATGAAATTGAAGAATTAAACGGGAGGTCCACATCTGACAGCATGTTTGTTGGGCTATTGGCTACCCATTTGGTAGGAGCGGATAAATTAAAGAACATGAGTGTCACTGGTCAACCCTGTCATCGCtatgcaaaattgaaaaaaccAGATGGATCTCCGCTGTATCCAGCAGCAGAGAAATTGGACCCTCAAATATTGGATTTCATTTGCA ACAAGGTTGCTGAACGAGTTGCCTTAACGGTTGGTCCCACGAAAGTCAAGCTGATCAGGAAACAGTCAGAAATGGTTGTTATCAAGAGGTATATTGCACAAAAGATCGCCAACCTAAAGAAGGCGGCGATTACACGCAAAGCTGTATTAAATATCAGGACGGAGTAA